The proteins below come from a single Anaerolineales bacterium genomic window:
- the dapA gene encoding 4-hydroxy-tetrahydrodipicolinate synthase, with translation MLKSPPSGIIPAMVTPFTREQEVNEKALRRLVNHCIEGGVHGVFAVGSQGEFWALTPEEKRRIWEAVVDETRGRVPVYAGTVGVTTRETIALTRMAKEAGVDAVSILTPYFISPSDDQLFDHYQAVAEAVDIPILLYTNPARTGVKISVGLLERLTRVPGIVGLKDSSGDLELTAEYIRAAPPEFSVLMGRDTLIYAGLLYGTRGGIAATGNVKPALVAEIYDKFIAGDLPGALQAQRALAPLRLAFTWGSFPVVIKEALDLMGMEGGPARSPIGPLTPEQRARLKGVLKDMGAI, from the coding sequence ATGCTGAAGTCTCCACCCAGCGGCATCATCCCGGCCATGGTGACGCCATTTACCCGGGAACAGGAAGTCAACGAGAAGGCCCTGCGCCGGCTGGTCAACCATTGCATCGAGGGCGGGGTTCACGGCGTCTTCGCCGTCGGCAGCCAGGGTGAGTTCTGGGCGCTGACACCGGAGGAGAAACGGAGGATCTGGGAAGCGGTTGTAGACGAAACCCGCGGCCGGGTGCCGGTGTACGCTGGCACCGTCGGGGTCACCACCCGCGAGACGATTGCTCTGACCCGGATGGCCAAGGAAGCTGGGGTCGATGCGGTCTCGATCCTCACGCCGTATTTCATCTCGCCCAGCGATGACCAGCTGTTCGATCACTACCAGGCCGTGGCGGAAGCGGTCGACATCCCGATCCTGCTGTACACCAATCCGGCCCGCACCGGCGTCAAGATCTCGGTCGGCCTGCTGGAACGCTTGACCAGGGTGCCGGGGATTGTCGGCCTGAAGGACTCGAGCGGCGATCTGGAGCTGACAGCGGAGTACATCCGGGCCGCTCCGCCCGAGTTCTCCGTCCTGATGGGCCGAGACACGTTGATCTACGCCGGCCTGCTGTACGGCACCCGCGGTGGGATTGCCGCCACGGGCAACGTCAAGCCGGCGCTGGTGGCCGAGATCTACGACAAGTTCATCGCCGGCGATCTGCCGGGAGCGCTGCAAGCCCAGCGGGCGCTGGCGCCGCTGCGCCTGGCCTTCACCTGGGGCTCCTTCCCGGTGGTGATCAAAGAGGCCCTCGACCTGATGGGCATGGAAGGCGGCCCGGCTCGCTCACCGATCGGGCCATTGACGCCTGAACAGCGGGCACGGCTGAAAGGTGTGCTCAAGGACATGGGAGCGATCTAA
- a CDS encoding alcohol dehydrogenase catalytic domain-containing protein — translation MKGTMKAVRKTRTQPGLDLVDIDIPSIKPDEALVKVFSTAICGSDIHFYNWDEFAQRRLKPPLTIGHEFSGEIIEVGPAVREFKVGDYITADSHIVCGVCEVCKMGLQHICQNLKIFGNDVDGSFAQYVAVPETSLWHLSREVHPDIGGIMEPLGGAVQAVLIEPVTAKYVVIYGDGPMALLAAGVARASGARKVSLVGMVPSRLEVAKRMGAEAVFNINDSLDFVQAIKDDTRGLGADVVLEMAGAAASIKNAFDSVRKGGRVTLFGISPKPVELDINFSIILRQVTVRGVAGRHMWDTWRLMDGLLASGQLDPSPVITHRLPLEKFDEGFKLLTTGSREGIKIMLHPNGTP, via the coding sequence ATGAAAGGAACAATGAAGGCGGTACGCAAGACCCGCACGCAGCCGGGGCTGGATCTGGTCGACATCGACATCCCATCGATCAAGCCGGACGAGGCTTTGGTCAAGGTGTTCTCAACCGCCATCTGCGGCTCTGATATCCATTTCTACAACTGGGACGAGTTTGCCCAGCGGAGGCTCAAACCACCGCTGACCATCGGACATGAGTTCAGCGGCGAGATCATCGAGGTCGGCCCCGCCGTGCGGGAGTTCAAGGTGGGCGATTACATCACCGCCGACAGTCACATCGTGTGCGGTGTATGCGAAGTCTGCAAGATGGGGCTGCAGCATATCTGCCAGAACCTAAAGATCTTCGGCAACGATGTCGACGGCTCGTTTGCCCAGTACGTGGCCGTGCCGGAGACCTCGCTCTGGCATTTGTCACGCGAGGTGCACCCGGATATCGGGGGCATCATGGAGCCGCTGGGTGGAGCGGTCCAGGCGGTGCTGATCGAGCCGGTCACGGCCAAGTACGTCGTGATCTACGGCGATGGGCCGATGGCCCTGCTGGCGGCGGGTGTGGCCCGCGCCTCCGGGGCGCGCAAGGTTTCGCTGGTCGGGATGGTGCCCAGCCGGCTGGAGGTCGCCAAGCGCATGGGCGCCGAGGCAGTCTTCAACATCAACGACAGCCTGGACTTCGTGCAGGCGATCAAGGATGACACCCGCGGCCTCGGCGCCGATGTCGTGCTCGAGATGGCAGGAGCCGCAGCATCGATCAAGAACGCCTTCGACTCGGTGCGCAAGGGCGGGCGAGTGACCCTGTTCGGCATCAGCCCCAAGCCGGTCGAGCTGGATATCAATTTCTCGATCATCCTGCGGCAGGTCACGGTGCGCGGGGTTGCCGGGCGTCATATGTGGGACACCTGGCGGCTGATGGACGGGCTGCTGGCCTCGGGTCAGCTGGATCCGAGCCCGGTGATCACCCACCGCTTGCCGCTGGAGAAGTTCGACGAAGGGTTCAAGCTTCTAACGACGGGAAGCCGGGAGGGGATCAAGATCATGCTGCACCCGAACGGCACACCCTGA